From a single Micromonospora carbonacea genomic region:
- a CDS encoding ATP-binding protein, translating into MGSLRTSPPPPRAVEMRTWALASGAELRALRASLHEALTGHALAEGEELDDIPERIVLVATELATNALLHGLPPTTVRLLHDDDLFILDVADHDLTTVPELAGTRPLGAGGRGLQLARAFSLDVGWYATHDTKHIWASFPRREAREAGGAR; encoded by the coding sequence ATGGGATCGCTGCGGACGTCGCCGCCACCGCCCCGGGCCGTCGAGATGCGGACCTGGGCCCTGGCCAGTGGGGCGGAGCTACGCGCCCTGCGCGCCTCGCTGCACGAGGCGTTGACCGGCCACGCGCTCGCCGAGGGCGAGGAGCTCGACGACATCCCCGAACGGATCGTGCTCGTCGCCACCGAGCTGGCCACCAACGCCCTGCTGCACGGGCTGCCGCCCACCACCGTCCGGCTGCTCCACGACGACGACCTGTTCATCCTCGACGTCGCCGACCACGACCTGACCACCGTGCCCGAGCTGGCCGGCACCCGCCCCCTGGGGGCCGGCGGCCGTGGCCTCCAGCTCGCCCGGGCCTTCTCCCTGGACGTCGGCTGGTACGCCACCCACGACACGAAGCACATCTGGGCGTCCTTCCCCCGGCGGGAGGCCAGGGAGGCGGGCGGCGCCCGCTGA
- a CDS encoding SDR family oxidoreductase → MTHDQYDRQDPQEQFPAPDEQTGGQQSAPGRTGRMPDAPDHGEDSYRGTGRLTGKRAVITGGDSGIGRAVAIAFAREGADVLITYLPEEKDDAEETARLVRAAGRTVVTVPGDIREEEHCAEIVRRAVDELGGLDILVNNAAHQMAQEGGITDITTEQFDRVLKTNLYALFWLCKAAVPHLAPGSTIINTASIQAYQPSPQLLDYATTKAGIVNFTKGLAQNLADRGIRVNCVAPGPVWTPLIPATMPEEAVESFGQDVPLGRAGQPAELAPAYVFFASQESSYVTGEVLGVTGGKPLA, encoded by the coding sequence GTGACCCACGACCAGTACGACAGGCAGGACCCCCAGGAGCAGTTTCCCGCCCCCGACGAGCAGACCGGCGGACAGCAGTCGGCCCCCGGGCGGACCGGACGGATGCCCGACGCCCCCGACCACGGCGAGGACAGCTACCGGGGCACCGGCCGGCTGACCGGCAAGCGGGCCGTGATCACCGGCGGGGACTCCGGCATCGGCCGCGCGGTGGCCATCGCCTTCGCCCGGGAGGGCGCGGACGTGCTGATCACCTACCTGCCGGAGGAGAAGGACGACGCCGAGGAGACCGCCCGCCTCGTCCGTGCCGCCGGCCGCACCGTGGTCACCGTGCCCGGCGACATCCGCGAGGAGGAGCACTGCGCGGAGATCGTCCGGCGGGCCGTCGACGAGCTGGGCGGGCTGGACATCCTGGTGAACAACGCCGCACACCAGATGGCGCAGGAGGGCGGCATCACCGACATCACCACCGAGCAGTTCGACCGGGTCCTCAAGACCAACCTGTACGCCCTGTTCTGGCTCTGCAAGGCCGCCGTGCCGCACCTCGCGCCCGGCTCCACGATCATCAACACCGCGTCGATCCAGGCGTACCAGCCCTCCCCGCAGCTGCTCGACTACGCCACCACCAAGGCCGGCATCGTCAACTTCACGAAGGGGCTGGCGCAGAACCTGGCCGACCGGGGCATCCGGGTCAACTGCGTGGCGCCGGGGCCGGTCTGGACGCCGCTGATCCCCGCCACCATGCCGGAGGAGGCCGTCGAGTCGTTCGGCCAGGACGTCCCGCTGGGCCGGGCCGGCCAGCCGGCCGAGCTGGCCCCCGCGTACGTCTTCTTCGCCTCGCAGGAGTCCAGCTACGTCACCGGCGAGGTGCTCGGGGTGACCGGCGGCAAGCCGCTGGCCTGA
- a CDS encoding glycosyltransferase family 2 protein translates to MTASTNAPKVSVVVPAYNSGPHIERLIASLLRQSLPPGEFEAVFVDDGSTDSTGARLDELAAEHPHIRVVHIENSGWPSRPRNVGVANARGEYVFFSDDDDWFGDEALERLYAYAVENDADIVIGKMAGHGRSVPRELFRRDRPDATLDNAPLIDSLTAHKLFRRSFLEEHEIRFVEEKRRLEDHLFVVRAFLLSKRTSVLSNYVCYHHIRRQDAGNVTAQGLDPAGYYANLRDVLDVVDAHTEPGPLRDRLHRRWLRNEMVSRLRGKRFLREPADWVEQVALECGKIIRERFAPGVAAGLPPLQRAITALTAADDVAGLRELAEWEAGVRVQARVDDHRVDGTVLTVDVTAHLASGDQPVALTVSDGRYQIVLPVDLAPEILDVTARRAMARLDVVARRKEGGEECFLPVEFRVEDAPVQGAGPERVHLVHHATATVDFATLNSGRTEGTWLLKARLTENGWTEDARLPLTFRCAADGAAPVRVVPAAKKKPALHQRVRNRLRRVANRLLGR, encoded by the coding sequence ATGACCGCCAGTACGAATGCTCCGAAAGTCAGCGTGGTGGTGCCGGCCTACAACTCGGGCCCGCACATCGAGAGGCTGATCGCCTCGCTGCTGCGCCAGTCGCTGCCGCCGGGGGAGTTCGAGGCGGTCTTCGTCGACGACGGCTCCACCGATTCGACCGGGGCCCGGCTGGACGAGCTGGCCGCCGAACACCCGCACATCCGGGTGGTGCACATCGAGAACTCCGGTTGGCCGTCGCGGCCGCGCAACGTCGGCGTGGCCAACGCCCGCGGCGAGTACGTCTTCTTCTCCGACGACGACGACTGGTTCGGCGACGAGGCCCTGGAACGCCTCTACGCGTACGCCGTCGAGAACGACGCGGACATCGTGATCGGCAAGATGGCCGGCCACGGGCGCTCGGTGCCGCGTGAGCTGTTCCGCCGGGACCGCCCGGACGCCACGCTGGACAACGCGCCGCTGATCGACAGCCTGACGGCACACAAGCTGTTCCGCCGGTCCTTCCTCGAAGAGCACGAGATCCGCTTCGTGGAGGAGAAGCGCCGGCTGGAGGACCACCTCTTCGTGGTGCGGGCCTTCCTGCTGTCCAAGCGCACCTCCGTGCTGTCGAACTACGTCTGCTACCACCACATCCGCCGGCAGGACGCCGGCAACGTGACGGCGCAGGGGCTGGACCCGGCGGGCTACTACGCCAACCTGCGCGACGTGCTGGACGTCGTCGACGCGCACACCGAGCCGGGGCCGCTGCGCGACAGGCTGCACCGGCGCTGGCTGCGCAACGAGATGGTCAGCCGGCTGCGGGGCAAGCGGTTCCTCCGAGAGCCGGCCGACTGGGTGGAGCAGGTGGCGCTGGAGTGCGGCAAGATCATCCGTGAGCGCTTCGCGCCGGGCGTGGCCGCCGGGCTCCCGCCGCTGCAACGGGCGATCACGGCCCTCACCGCGGCCGACGACGTCGCCGGGCTGCGCGAGCTGGCCGAGTGGGAGGCGGGCGTCCGCGTCCAGGCCCGGGTCGACGACCACCGGGTGGACGGGACGGTCCTCACCGTCGACGTCACCGCGCACCTCGCGTCCGGCGACCAGCCGGTGGCCCTCACCGTCTCCGACGGGCGCTACCAGATCGTCCTGCCCGTCGACCTCGCCCCGGAGATTCTCGACGTCACCGCCCGCCGGGCCATGGCCCGGCTCGACGTGGTGGCCCGGCGCAAGGAGGGCGGCGAGGAGTGCTTCCTGCCGGTCGAGTTCCGGGTCGAGGACGCCCCGGTCCAGGGCGCCGGGCCGGAGCGGGTGCATCTCGTGCACCACGCCACCGCCACGGTGGACTTCGCCACCCTGAACTCGGGCCGGACCGAGGGCACCTGGCTGCTCAAGGCCCGGCTCACCGAGAACGGGTGGACCGAGGACGCGCGGCTCCCGCTGACCTTCCGGTGCGCCGCCGACGGTGCCGCCCCGGTGCGGGTCGTGCCCGCCGCGAAGAAGAAGCCCGCCCTGCACCAGCGCGTACGCAACCGCCTGCGCCGGGTGGCCAACCGCCTGCTGGGCCGGTAA
- a CDS encoding FkbM family methyltransferase — translation MTSDPRPGQRTLRRAWGLTRSLAIYHGQPHKHRRALELYREFLKPGDVGFDIGAHVGGRVRTWRRLGARVVAVEPQPDCLQALRLFFGRDPNVTIVPEAVGADAGRARLALSTATPTVSTMSTEWIESVTADSSFSGVRWDRSVEVDVVTLDDLVAAHGVPAFCKIDVEGFEVDVLSGLSRPLPALSFEYLPPAHDAALAALDVVDRLGGPAGGYRYNYSPVETMRYAADEWLDAAGLVRLLERFRPAGRSGDVYARLGGA, via the coding sequence ATGACCAGCGACCCGCGGCCCGGACAGCGGACGTTGCGCCGGGCCTGGGGACTCACCCGTTCCCTGGCCATCTACCACGGGCAACCCCACAAGCACCGGCGGGCGCTGGAGCTCTACCGGGAGTTCCTCAAGCCCGGGGACGTCGGCTTCGACATCGGCGCCCACGTCGGCGGCCGGGTACGCACCTGGCGGCGGCTGGGCGCGCGGGTGGTGGCGGTGGAGCCGCAACCCGACTGTCTGCAGGCCCTGCGCCTCTTCTTCGGCCGGGACCCGAACGTGACGATCGTGCCCGAGGCCGTCGGCGCGGACGCCGGCCGGGCACGGCTCGCCCTGTCCACCGCCACCCCGACGGTCTCGACCATGTCGACCGAGTGGATCGAGTCGGTCACGGCAGACAGCAGCTTCTCCGGGGTCCGCTGGGACCGGTCCGTCGAGGTCGACGTGGTGACCCTCGACGACCTCGTCGCCGCGCACGGCGTGCCCGCGTTCTGCAAGATCGACGTCGAGGGCTTCGAGGTGGACGTGCTGTCGGGGCTCAGCCGGCCCCTGCCCGCGCTGTCCTTCGAGTACCTCCCCCCGGCCCACGACGCGGCCCTCGCCGCGCTCGACGTCGTGGACCGGCTGGGCGGCCCGGCCGGCGGGTACCGCTACAACTATTCGCCGGTGGAGACGATGCGCTACGCCGCTGACGAGTGGCTCGACGCGGCCGGGCTGGTGCGGCTGCTGGAGCGGTTCCGCCCGGCGGGCCGCTCCGGCGACGTCTACGCCCGGCTGGGCGGGGCCTGA
- a CDS encoding Ig-like domain-containing protein, producing the protein MRVRSRVIAGLVAGTVVLIGQPVIAAVSAWQAGLAAKALVVEVPGHTGLVPSAPRNDVPRITDGEVTDIEVIGNRVFVAGSFTGIANVGQTALAQRWLASYNIDTGKVDTGFRPTFDGAVEAVEASPDGSALYVTGTFNTVGGLTKRKVARLDPVTGAPVAGFTAQGNGRGTALAVTNNAVYVGGQFTKINSTNRTGLAALNPTTGAVDAGFDLQLSGGIGVGGMLTVQQLKLTHDGAKLMVVHTGRQIAGQDRYGVGLIDTAAKALLPWRTRLWEDNLSFVGGIQRAFGGDIAPDDSYFVVTSGSGGDRPPINDTAMAFPVAGGDNVEPIWISRHFDSIYSVAVTEAAVYVGGHFSWQESPTANVPWPGLDNVGYGTGQGLSGYGLGDQVVRRDHLGALDPATGTALEWNPGSSSYEGEKAMLATPRGLFVGGDGNTKGGLTVGRVGFFDLGRVPAPSAVETTIDTPIEGRVKPANGSFTIEGQATAPSGVKKVQVEIQNRGSKKYLQPDLKTWGSSAVIVSTLASPNATSTMWSLAVSLPVGEYQIQAKTFGRTSSETDATKAVKKIETFSFDDLPPTTKISAPAAGLLATKTFVATGTATDDKGVEALTYSFRTPDNHYLQDDGTVAAVYNTFRTEPDVIGAVSTTWQVEVTLPTEGEWRMTATAVDTAGQADLKGEVRDWIIAEDGVAPTVAITAPAAMNPPTAAAPLTVAPGSPVTFSGTASDDGTLKSVEVYLRNTTTRESLAADGTWGVDAVAAYHRVSPTNLNAASYNWSFTTASLTPGVYDFRVRATDNLGLVTTNANLGKLSVTAQVPGDAFPNGKLNFTGTDQNVEQLHLGLAGTATDDKGVQGVRVALRDLDTGRYVQPNGTMAASFATVNATLAAPGATSTAFTLSIDLPTKGEYSVEAWAVDTSGQQDSSTSGATAKYLVYPGDLDPRLEPSLSPTNGAVFGDSRIVVTGRAVDDVGMSKVEVQIVNGAGQGMSSSGTFGGGSAPWIATFLTSPGSPGSNFAYTSPVVPAGKYTISVRAVDNYGQLQQPATTISVTVS; encoded by the coding sequence ATGCGTGTTCGGAGCCGCGTCATCGCGGGTCTGGTGGCCGGGACTGTCGTGTTGATCGGCCAACCGGTCATCGCGGCGGTGTCTGCCTGGCAGGCGGGTCTCGCCGCCAAGGCGCTCGTCGTCGAAGTACCGGGGCACACCGGCCTGGTGCCCAGCGCACCGCGTAACGACGTCCCGAGGATCACCGACGGTGAGGTCACCGACATCGAGGTGATCGGTAACCGGGTGTTCGTCGCCGGCTCCTTCACCGGGATCGCCAACGTCGGGCAGACCGCGCTCGCGCAGCGGTGGCTGGCGTCCTACAACATCGACACGGGCAAGGTCGACACCGGCTTCCGGCCGACGTTCGACGGGGCCGTCGAGGCCGTCGAGGCGTCGCCGGACGGCTCGGCGCTCTACGTGACCGGCACGTTCAACACCGTTGGTGGCCTCACCAAGCGCAAGGTCGCCCGGCTCGACCCGGTGACCGGCGCCCCGGTCGCCGGCTTCACCGCGCAGGGCAACGGTCGCGGGACCGCCCTGGCCGTGACCAACAACGCGGTGTACGTGGGCGGCCAGTTCACCAAGATCAACAGCACGAACCGCACCGGCCTGGCGGCGCTGAACCCGACCACGGGGGCGGTGGACGCGGGCTTCGACCTGCAGCTGTCCGGCGGCATCGGCGTCGGCGGCATGCTGACCGTGCAGCAGCTCAAGCTGACCCACGACGGCGCGAAGCTGATGGTCGTGCACACCGGCCGGCAGATCGCCGGCCAGGACCGCTACGGGGTCGGCCTGATCGACACCGCCGCCAAGGCCCTGCTGCCGTGGCGGACCCGGCTGTGGGAGGACAACCTCTCCTTCGTCGGCGGCATCCAGCGGGCCTTCGGCGGCGACATCGCGCCGGACGACTCGTACTTCGTGGTCACCAGCGGCTCGGGCGGCGACCGGCCGCCGATCAACGACACCGCGATGGCGTTCCCGGTGGCCGGCGGCGACAACGTCGAGCCGATCTGGATCTCCCGGCACTTCGACAGCATCTACTCGGTCGCCGTCACCGAGGCGGCCGTGTACGTCGGCGGCCACTTCAGCTGGCAGGAGTCGCCGACCGCCAACGTCCCGTGGCCGGGCCTGGACAACGTCGGGTACGGCACGGGCCAGGGCCTCAGCGGCTACGGCCTCGGCGACCAGGTGGTCCGCCGTGACCACCTCGGCGCGCTCGACCCGGCGACGGGCACCGCCCTGGAGTGGAACCCGGGTTCCAGCTCCTACGAGGGCGAGAAGGCGATGCTGGCCACCCCGCGCGGCCTCTTCGTCGGCGGCGACGGCAACACCAAGGGCGGCCTCACGGTGGGCCGGGTCGGCTTCTTCGACCTGGGCCGGGTGCCGGCGCCCTCGGCGGTGGAGACGACGATCGACACGCCCATCGAGGGCCGGGTGAAGCCCGCCAACGGCTCGTTCACCATCGAGGGCCAGGCGACCGCGCCGTCCGGCGTCAAGAAGGTGCAGGTCGAGATCCAGAACCGCGGCTCCAAGAAGTACCTCCAGCCGGACCTGAAGACGTGGGGCTCCTCCGCCGTCATCGTGTCGACCCTGGCCAGCCCGAACGCCACCTCGACCATGTGGTCGCTGGCCGTCTCGCTGCCCGTCGGCGAATACCAGATCCAGGCGAAGACGTTCGGTCGCACCAGCAGCGAGACCGACGCGACGAAGGCCGTCAAGAAGATCGAGACGTTCAGCTTCGACGACCTGCCCCCGACGACGAAGATCAGCGCGCCGGCCGCCGGCCTGCTCGCCACGAAGACCTTCGTGGCCACCGGCACCGCCACCGACGACAAGGGCGTCGAGGCGCTGACCTACTCGTTCCGCACCCCGGACAACCACTACCTCCAGGACGACGGCACCGTCGCGGCGGTCTACAACACGTTCCGCACCGAGCCGGACGTGATCGGCGCGGTGTCGACCACCTGGCAGGTCGAGGTGACCCTGCCGACCGAGGGCGAGTGGCGGATGACCGCCACCGCCGTCGACACCGCCGGCCAGGCCGACCTCAAGGGCGAGGTCCGCGACTGGATCATCGCGGAGGACGGGGTGGCCCCGACGGTGGCCATCACCGCGCCCGCCGCGATGAACCCGCCCACCGCCGCCGCGCCGCTCACGGTCGCCCCCGGCAGCCCGGTCACCTTCTCCGGCACCGCCAGCGACGACGGCACCCTGAAGTCGGTCGAGGTCTACCTGCGCAACACCACCACCCGAGAGTCGCTGGCCGCCGACGGCACGTGGGGCGTGGACGCGGTCGCGGCCTACCACCGGGTGTCGCCGACGAACCTCAACGCCGCGTCGTACAACTGGTCGTTCACCACGGCGTCGCTCACCCCGGGCGTCTACGACTTCCGGGTCCGCGCCACCGACAACCTGGGCCTGGTCACGACGAACGCCAACCTGGGCAAGCTGAGCGTCACCGCCCAGGTGCCGGGCGACGCCTTCCCGAACGGCAAGCTGAACTTCACCGGCACCGACCAGAACGTCGAGCAGCTGCACCTCGGCCTGGCCGGCACCGCGACCGACGACAAGGGCGTGCAGGGCGTCCGGGTGGCGCTGCGCGACCTGGACACCGGCCGGTACGTGCAGCCCAACGGCACGATGGCGGCGAGCTTTGCCACGGTGAACGCCACGCTCGCCGCGCCCGGCGCGACGAGCACCGCCTTCACCCTGTCGATCGACCTGCCGACCAAGGGCGAGTACAGCGTCGAGGCGTGGGCCGTCGACACGTCGGGCCAGCAGGACAGCTCGACCTCCGGGGCCACCGCCAAGTACCTCGTCTACCCGGGCGACCTCGACCCGCGCCTGGAGCCGAGCCTCAGCCCGACCAACGGCGCGGTCTTCGGCGACTCGCGGATCGTGGTGACCGGGCGCGCGGTGGACGACGTCGGCATGTCGAAGGTGGAGGTGCAGATCGTCAACGGCGCGGGCCAGGGGATGAGCTCCTCCGGCACGTTCGGTGGCGGCTCCGCCCCGTGGATCGCCACGTTCCTCACCAGCCCGGGCTCGCCGGGGTCGAACTTCGCCTACACGTCGCCGGTGGTGCCGGCGGGCAAGTACACCATCTCGGTGCGGGCGGTCGACAACTACGGGCAGCTCCAGCAGCCGGCCACCACCATCTCGGTGACCGTCAGCTGA